The Lolium rigidum isolate FL_2022 chromosome 1, APGP_CSIRO_Lrig_0.1, whole genome shotgun sequence region AGAATTCCACATCTGGGCTTACTGTCTCCCAGTTTGCACCTAACCTTGTCTACATCAATTGTGAATAGAAGACTACAACACCCTACGTCACTGTGAATAGAAGACTGAAATGGTCTCTTGCTGGGTGGCTTGTTTGCTGGAATTTTCTTTTTTCCGCCTTTCAATGTACAATATTATTTTTCTAATATCTCGTAACCCTACTAATAAATCTAACATCTGAGGAATGAATCAATGACGATGAGTAACAACatccctcatcaaccagcgcagaACGACTTTCTAGGGATATATTGTGCTTACAAATGACTTTCATTCAAAGTAATGATCACTTGAGACCTTCGCAACAAACGCAAAAAACTTCCTGTAATATGAATCTGGACAATTTGTTTTCCACAGGACACAAATGGCCACAGTATTCAATAAAATTTGCAGGTTTGTGCCACTGCATCCATAAATATATCTATAAATCTGTAGTGAATAGAATTTTGAGGCTTATATCGAAATGAGTGCCTGAGGGGAAATGTCGTCTGGCCTTCAAATTACATCTCTTAAGTCTAAAAAGAAAATATTTTATCAATTTAGGCTACCAAACAAGCATTTTGCACCCTTAAATTTGAGATCATCTCCGCATCAGATAAAATGGTCACTTCCAAAAATAAAACGAATGAAAGCATGCGTCCGCACCAAAGAGGATCAGCAAAAGGCTATCACACTTCAAACATGTACGTGCTTGTGAGATGACCATTTAATCAAGGATGGTTACGTGCTTTACCTGGCCACTGGGCCTCCTTGACCTGTTCACACACGTGATCCATACCTGCCCCTCCTACTGCAGCAGCCTCAAGGTGTATACATCACATTTCTGATTAAAGTACCAATGAAAACGACAGTCGTGTTAAGCGAAAAAACATGTACCGAGATGACAAggtcaatgaactagaaaatcaaGTGATTGCTTACATAAACCATCCACAACATCCTCATCAAATCAGGCAAAATGACCTTTCGTGGATCATTTGAGACCTAAAGCTGTGGCTTATCAAATAAGCTCTCTTAAGAGTAAAAAAAGGTATTTCATTCGTCATCTCAGGCTACCAAACTAGCATTTTGCATCCTTTAATTTAGACGATCTATGTGTCAGATAGAATGGTTACTTCCATGATACCATGGTGGGCAGACGCGGCGCACGCGTTTGCACCTATGAACCAGCAAAAGGCTATTACGAGTTGAAATTGTAATCAAGACCAGTTAAGTTGCTCTACCTAGACGTAACTCCTTCTTGACCTGTTCACAACATATTCATACCGTCAGATAGAATGGTTACTTCCATGATACCACGGTGGGCAGACGCGGCGCACGCGTTCGCACCTATGAACCAGCAAAAGGCTATTATGAGTTGAAATTGTAATCAAGACCAGTTAAGTTACTCTACCTAGATGTAGCGCCATCTTGACCTGTTCACAACATATTCATACCTTACCCCTCCTACTACAGCAGCTTTAAGGTGTATATATAAACATGCCTCCTACTTCTCCACAGCAACCTGGCCATCTGAACTCCACGACCAAATCAAATGGCAACCTCCCACATCCTTCTTGCTGCTCTTCTTGCGCTGGTCTCATGGCAGGCCATGGCTTCTGACCCGAGTCCTCTTCAGGACTTCTGCGTCGCCGACAAGTACTCTCCAGGTACATATATATTTACACATGCTCTTCTTAAGCTCAACCACTGTGCTGAACTTTATAGGCCTTCTTCCTGATGTATTAATAGAACATGGATGTTCTCCTGCATGTGTTTTGTTTCTGAAATTCTGTTTTGGCCTCGTCTGCAAGGAATTCTTTTTTGACCATATGTATGGATATCGATTCTCTGTGCAGTGCTTGTCAACGGATTTGTGTGCAAGGACCCGAAGGTCGTGAGCGCGGACGACTTCTTCATGGCAGCAAACCTCGACAAGCCTATGGACACCACCAACAAGGTTGGGTCCAACGTGACCTTGATCAACGCCATGAAAATCCCTGGCCTTAACACACTCGGCATCTCCATTGCGCGGATAGACTATGCACCCCTAGGAGAGAACCCACCACACACACACCCTCGTGCCACAGAGATCCTCACGGTGCTTGAGGGTGCACTATATGTCGGGTTTGTGACTTCTAACCCGGAGAACAAGCTTTTCACTAAGAAGCTCGAGAAAGGTGATGTGTTTGTGTTCCCTCAAGGACTCATCCACTTCCAGTTCAACCCTTGCGCTAACAAGCCAGCCGTAGCGATTGCCGCACTCAGCAGCCAGAATCCTGGTGCAATCACCATTGCCAACGCAGTCTTCGGATCAAAGCCACCAATCTCAGATGATGTCCTAGCTAAGGCTTTCCAGGTGGAAAAGAATACAGTGAAGTGGCTCCAAGCTCAGTTTTGGGCTGATAACCAGAACTAAACTAATTAAACTTAGAGTCAATGACATGTATTGATGAGACTTACTGATGCCTTTTTCATATAATAAGAGCATATGTGTGATGCTTCTACcttgcaatatgtgtatacagatGATCTTGTATTATTTTGTGATGATTTAATACTATGTGTTTTGCGGTTCAAATGTTGCAATTCTGTTATTTGCGCAATTATTTTATCTATAATACCTTGGATTATGTGCACTTTAGTTCCTCACCCAAATAAGGCAATCTACTAAGTAAAGTAAAATATACTAAGTAATAACAGTGTTGCTCAAGTAGGACTAGGACGAGAATTAGAGAAAAACCTCTACTTCCAAGTGTCGACAAGGCAGAGTTCATAAAAGCCCTCTTTTTGGGGTGCCTTCTCACATAAAATCCACGAGCATGGCCTGGCGTCAAGGGCCCACTCCTGCGGTGCAGTAGTCCTGCCAGGGCCATCAAAGTAGTAGCAGGAGCACGCCCAGAAGTGGCCAAGACATTGGCCCTGTGAGACAATTGGAACTTCAGGTTAGATCAGAGCGCACCCAGAAGTGGCTAAGACAGTGCTCTCCAGCGGCGGGGTCTTCAGGTTGCAACTGAAACTCTTCTCGTCTGAGACACTACTGCAGCTTTGTGAAACAACCGATGGGCAAAGATTGCAAAGGAATGAGGCCtttatatgatgatgaaatactCAGCCCTGACAAACTGTATAATCATCAACCCATACAATCTCTTCTCCTCTGCTATTCAGCATCCAAGCAGTTAGGTTTTACACGCATACAACCACATGTCCAAATGATCAAAGGCACTCGCAGCTTACACATCGAAAAGAACCATGCCACTGCTAATCTTAAGGCAGTACAGTACATTAATGAAGAATGGTTATTTATTCCAAAATGTTCTACTAATCAAATAGAAAAAAGGAAGGCTCAGAAGGAATGATGGTGTTGCGACAGCACAGCACAGGAGGGTGACGCCACGGCATTAGTGATGGTGCTGTGTGAGCATTGCTGGATGCAGCGCACAACCTTGAAGTAGCTCGTGACCTAGGTGTGAACACTGCATGCGCACACCTGGGAACTTCTTGGAACACCAGAAAACGGAGACCTTGCCTCCTTATTTGGACTGTAGTAGCAATATCACAGAGTAGCAGTGCCAATAACCACCTGAACCCATCCATCCATATCCCACATGACAAAACACAGCCATGCAAGATCAGTACATACATAGATTGCTAGCAGCCGTTCAAGATGAACCATCACATTTAAGCAGACCTCCAATCGTCAAACTTGTCAGTGAAAATGCCATCATCAGGATGAAACTGGATACGGCGGCACTGCAAAGTGGGAAGAATCAGAGTCTTGATCCTAGAACATTTCGCTCGCAGTGCTCCATCGACAACGATGTTGCAACAGTTGCGCACACAGAGGCGCTCCAAGTGAGGGCAGCCATCGATGATGGCAACCAGCTCCTCCGTCGTGATATCACTTCCGACGAGAGTAAGGTATCGCAGCTCATGCATAAACTCTATTCCAAGTGGCCCCTCTCTCTCGCCGCCATACGACCCTTGGCGTAACATGAGACGCTTCAGTTGCGCACATGCTCTGCTGGCGATCTC contains the following coding sequences:
- the LOC124683056 gene encoding germin-like protein 8-7, whose product is MATSHILLAALLALVSWQAMASDPSPLQDFCVADKYSPVLVNGFVCKDPKVVSADDFFMAANLDKPMDTTNKVGSNVTLINAMKIPGLNTLGISIARIDYAPLGENPPHTHPRATEILTVLEGALYVGFVTSNPENKLFTKKLEKGDVFVFPQGLIHFQFNPCANKPAVAIAALSSQNPGAITIANAVFGSKPPISDDVLAKAFQVEKNTVKWLQAQFWADNQN